The Girardinichthys multiradiatus isolate DD_20200921_A chromosome 24, DD_fGirMul_XY1, whole genome shotgun sequence genome has a window encoding:
- the LOC124861449 gene encoding gastrula zinc finger protein XlCGF57.1-like produces the protein MNSGKKSSSLRNIWSKKLEGSRSSNSGRTQQRKRHQMMDDVFQPRLDVKEEAPGGQSPDMDQQELQLLHIKEESERIWTSQDGEQLNVKKETDDTRFPSTVVYMKSEEDEEKPLLSQLHQHQTEDRDLTSSISTDQIKAEIKVEDCGTAESSRNPDLNTDGGSSNYLETKDGEDDEEDDDVKHHKSELKRLSDSETEDSEDDWKESRTPGSDRNAVNKSLSCSECGGKFANRRSLQSHMTCHPRLTSSDCSGNETCFREKKNIDLLTKVPTSSKTFYCDDCGKVFKKKQELSTHMKVHTGDKPFGCDVCRKRFASKSHLNRHMRIHTGVRSYSCDACGKRFNQKSYLNIHMRIHTEDKSFSCDVCRKKFASKTHLNRHMRIHTGDKPFACDVCGKRFSQKSNLNNHMRIHTQDKPFVCVACGKRFNQKSTLNLHMRIHTGVKSFSCDVCRKNFASKTYLNRHMRIHTGDTPFGCDGCGKRFYQTSDLKKHMRIHTGDKPFDCDACGKRFNQKSYLNNHMRIHTGDKPFSCDDCGKRFSYMSLLNQHMRIHTEDKPFGCDICGKRFIYMSHLNRHMRIHTGDKPFGCDACGKKFNQKSILNTHMRIHTGDKPYSCDVCGKRFYQTSDLKKHMRIHTGDKPFGCDACGKRFNQKALLNKHMRIHTGEGSSLV, from the exons atgaactctggaaagaagtccagcagcttgaggaacatctggtcaaagaaactggagggaagcaggagctcaaacagcggcaggacgcagcagaggaagagacaccagatgatggatgatgttttccagcccagattag atgttaaagaagaggctcctgGAGGACAGAGTCCTGATATGGACCAGCAGGagttgcagctcctccacataaaggaggaaagtGAAAGAATCTGGACCAGCCAGGATGGAGAGCAACTGAATGTGAAGAAGGAGACTGATGATACCAGGTTTCCATCAACTGTTGTTTATATGAAgagtgaagaggatgaagagaaacCTCTGCTCTCTCAGCTTCATCAACACCAAACAGAAGACAGAGATCTTACAAGCAGCATCTCAACTGAccagataaaagcagaaattaaagtAGAGGACTGTGGGACAGCAGAATCCAGCAGGAACCCAGATCTAAATACTGATGGAGGCTCTTCCAACTATTTAGAGACTAAAGACggtgaagatgatgaagaggatgatgatgtgaagcatcaTAAATCTGAGCTTAAACGCTTGtcagactctgaaactgaagacagtgaagatgattggaaggagagcaggacTCCAGGGTCAGACAGAAACGCTGTCAACAAATCTTTGAGCTGCTCTGAGTGTGGGGGAAAATTTGCTAACAGACGCTCTCTTCAGAGTCACATGACATGTCATCCAAGATTAACGTCTTCAGATTGTTCTGGTAATGAGAcatgtttcagagaaaagaaaaatatagatTTATTGACAAAAGTCCCGACGAGTAGTAAAACCTTTTACTGTGATGATTGTGGTAAAGTTTTTAAGAAGAAACAAGAACTAAGCACACACATGAaagtccacacaggagacaaaccctttggttgtgatgtttgcagaaaaagatttgcctccaagtcacatttaaatagacacatgagaatccacacaggagtcAGATCTtatagttgtgatgcatgtggaaagagatttaaccaaaagtcatatttaaacatacacatgagaatccacacagaagacaaatcctttagttgtgatgtttgcaGAAAGAAATTCGCCTCCAAGACACATTTAAatagacacatgagaatccacacaggagacaaaccctttgcttgtgatgtttgtggaaagagattttcccaaaagtcaaatttaaataaccacatgagaatccacacacaAGACAAACCCTTTGTCTGTgttgcatgtggaaaaagatttaaccaaaagtCAACATTAAACctacacatgagaatccacacaggagtgaaatcctttagttgtgatgtttgcaGAAAAAATTTTGCCTCCAAGACATATTTAAatagacacatgagaatccacacaggagacaccccctttggttgtgatggtTGTGGTAAAAGATTTTACCAAACCTCAGATTTAaagaaacacatgagaatccacacaggagacaaaccctttgattgtgatgcatgtggaaaaagatttaaccaaaagtcatatttaaacaaccacatgagaatccacacaggagacaaaccctttagttgtgatgatTGTGGAAAGAGATTCAGCTACATGTCACTTTTAAAccaacacatgagaatccacacagaagacaaaccttttggttgtgatatttgtggaaaaagattcaTCTACATgtcacatttaaacagacacatgagaatccacacaggagacaaaccttttggttgtgatgcttGTGGAAAGAAATTTAATCAAAAGTcaattttaaacacacacatgagaatccacacaggagacaaaccctatagttgtgatgtttgtggtaaAAGATTTTACCAAACCTCAGATTTAaagaaacacatgagaatccacacaggagacaaaccctttggctgtgatgcatgtggaaaaagatttaaccaaaaggCACTTctgaacaaacacatgagaatccacacaggagagggAAGCTCTTTGGTTTAG